A part of Nitrospirota bacterium genomic DNA contains:
- a CDS encoding winged helix-turn-helix transcriptional regulator, whose amino-acid sequence MSKQARDTLKSLFSSAIRADVLALLLNNADERFYVREIATLLRKNPSGVKRELDNLENMGILISKKVANLKYFQADKKSPFFTELKSIIAKSLGVPGALKAMLKTTGVKIAFIFGPYTESEEADTVNVMIVGAVSLDGIKDIEERFIKKISVTMMDEAEFKSKKESGDPEFEKLLSGEKIILMGKL is encoded by the coding sequence ATGAGCAAGCAGGCACGTGATACACTCAAGAGTCTTTTTTCCTCAGCGATCAGAGCTGATGTTCTTGCGCTTCTGCTTAATAATGCTGACGAAAGGTTCTATGTCAGGGAAATTGCCACGCTTCTGAGAAAAAACCCCTCCGGTGTAAAAAGAGAACTCGACAATCTTGAAAATATGGGCATCCTTATAAGCAAGAAAGTTGCTAACCTTAAATATTTTCAGGCTGATAAAAAATCCCCTTTCTTTACTGAGCTGAAAAGCATCATTGCCAAATCATTAGGCGTGCCCGGGGCGCTAAAGGCCATGCTAAAGACAACCGGAGTGAAGATAGCGTTCATTTTCGGTCCCTACACGGAAAGTGAGGAGGCGGACACGGTTAATGTGATGATCGTCGGCGCGGTATCACTTGATGGTATAAAGGATATAGAGGAGCGCTTCATCAAGAAGATCAGCGTCACTATGATGGATGAGGCCGAGTTCAAGAGCAAGAAGGAAAGCGGAGACCCGGAATTTGAAAAGCTCCTATCAGGAGAGAAGATTATCCTGATGGGGAAGCTTTAA
- a CDS encoding UDP-3-O-acyl-N-acetylglucosamine deacetylase, translating to MRAQRTIKNEVSFEGIGLHTGKHSSVTFKPASRDAGITFIRTDKPAVIKAHVGAVIDTAFATTIGINGIKIRTIEHMLAALAGLGIDNIIIEVAGPEIPILDGSATELISIILRAGIAKQGKKRPYLRINKPFIFEDGHAHIAAFPYCGSKITQSIFFHHNGIGEQRINIDITEENFVTEIAPARTFGFLKDIEYLRSNGLAKGGSLDNAVVMGENGVINATGLRFKDEFVRHKVLDSIGDFSLIGFPIYGHIVASKSGHSSNIKFLKKLMSSPETWDIIVEEQLHHTHEAQISI from the coding sequence ATGCGCGCACAGAGAACCATAAAAAATGAGGTGTCTTTTGAAGGTATAGGCCTCCATACCGGCAAGCATTCATCGGTGACTTTTAAACCTGCTTCGCGCGATGCGGGCATAACGTTTATAAGAACAGACAAGCCGGCCGTCATCAAAGCTCATGTTGGAGCAGTCATTGATACTGCGTTTGCAACCACAATTGGAATTAATGGTATAAAGATCAGGACGATAGAGCATATGCTTGCGGCACTCGCCGGGCTTGGAATTGACAATATTATCATTGAAGTGGCTGGTCCCGAGATACCAATTCTTGACGGCAGTGCAACGGAGCTTATCAGTATTATTCTCAGAGCCGGTATTGCGAAACAGGGCAAAAAAAGACCATACCTGAGGATCAATAAACCCTTTATTTTCGAAGATGGCCATGCGCATATAGCAGCATTTCCGTATTGCGGGAGCAAAATAACCCAAAGCATCTTTTTCCATCATAACGGTATTGGCGAACAGAGGATCAATATTGACATTACTGAGGAAAATTTTGTGACAGAGATCGCTCCGGCAAGGACCTTTGGGTTTCTGAAGGATATTGAATACCTTCGCAGCAACGGTCTCGCAAAGGGCGGTTCTCTGGACAATGCCGTTGTCATGGGAGAAAACGGCGTAATCAATGCGACGGGACTCAGATTCAAGGATGAGTTTGTCAGACATAAAGTTCTTGATTCTATTGGAGATTTTTCTCTTATCGGATTCCCGATCTACGGCCACATTGTTGCAAGTAAGTCAGGCCACTCAAGCAATATCAAGTTTCTGAAGAAACTTATGTCCTCTCCTGAGACTTGGGATATTATTGTTGAAGAGCAGTTGCATCATACCCACGAAGCGCAAATAAGTATTTAG
- a CDS encoding TldD/PmbA family protein translates to MIEKDLHLDLLNTVLSRGGEYADIFIESRKMTSLVIEDSRLEKIISGTEAGAGIRLLINGKTSYAYSNDLSPRVLLQSASDASRMASAHPVKAMTSLAQRDPSAQFDIRSMPESILLEKKIALVRNAEKTARSIDQRIRQVTVIYRDSVQDVQSAASDGFIAEDKRVYTLLIVQVIAEEDGVVQTGYEAVGGFSGFELFEKENVEELSHKAAQRAVMMLGARKAPAGRMPVVISSRAGGTMIHEAIGHGLEADLAQQGLSVFSGKLGQRVASELVTVIDDSTLPGRRGSFRFDDEGTPSQRTVLVEKGILKSFMYDRLTAMKDDVRSTGNGRRESYESRPIPRMTNTFIAPGTDEPADIIRSVDQGLLVVKMGGGQVNTVTGDFVFDVQEGYLINNGRKAEPVRGATLAGNGPEVLKAIDMVGSDLGFSIGTCGKDSQGVPVTDAMPTVRIPEIVVGGAHE, encoded by the coding sequence ATGATCGAAAAAGACCTGCACCTTGACCTCCTGAATACGGTCCTCTCCCGGGGCGGCGAATACGCTGACATCTTTATTGAATCACGAAAAATGACATCGCTGGTCATAGAGGACAGCAGGCTTGAGAAGATCATTTCCGGCACTGAAGCAGGGGCAGGCATTCGCCTTCTGATCAACGGCAAGACCTCCTATGCGTATAGCAATGACCTCTCCCCCCGTGTGTTACTGCAGTCAGCCTCAGATGCAAGCAGAATGGCTTCAGCACACCCGGTGAAGGCCATGACATCTCTTGCTCAGAGAGATCCTTCTGCGCAGTTCGATATACGGTCCATGCCGGAGAGCATTCTGCTTGAAAAAAAGATAGCCCTTGTCAGAAACGCTGAAAAGACCGCCCGATCCATTGATCAGCGCATCAGGCAGGTCACGGTCATATACAGGGATTCTGTCCAGGATGTTCAGTCAGCAGCCTCTGACGGGTTCATTGCGGAGGATAAGCGCGTCTACACTCTGCTGATAGTCCAGGTCATCGCAGAAGAGGATGGGGTCGTGCAGACAGGGTATGAGGCTGTCGGCGGATTTTCCGGTTTTGAACTTTTCGAAAAGGAAAATGTCGAAGAACTCAGCCACAAGGCTGCTCAGCGTGCCGTCATGATGCTGGGCGCGCGCAAGGCCCCGGCAGGGAGAATGCCGGTGGTGATCTCATCCCGTGCAGGCGGGACCATGATCCACGAGGCCATCGGCCACGGTCTGGAGGCGGACCTTGCCCAGCAGGGTCTTTCGGTCTTTTCAGGGAAGCTTGGGCAGCGCGTTGCATCCGAACTGGTCACGGTCATAGATGACTCAACCCTTCCCGGCAGAAGGGGATCGTTCAGGTTTGATGATGAAGGAACACCGTCACAGCGCACGGTTCTTGTCGAAAAAGGCATTCTGAAGAGTTTCATGTATGACAGACTCACTGCCATGAAAGACGATGTTCGGTCAACAGGCAATGGCAGACGCGAATCATACGAAAGCAGGCCCATCCCGAGGATGACCAACACGTTCATTGCGCCGGGAACTGATGAGCCGGCGGATATTATCCGGTCAGTTGACCAGGGCCTGCTCGTAGTAAAAATGGGGGGCGGCCAGGTAAATACGGTCACGGGTGATTTTGTCTTTGACGTTCAGGAGGGCTATCTTATCAATAACGGCAGGAAGGCGGAACCGGTAAGAGGAGCAACACTTGCAGGCAACGGGCCGGAAGTGCTGAAAGCGATCGATATGGTCGGCAGCGATCTCGGCTTCTCTATCGGAACGTGCGGCAAGGATTCGCAGGGCGTGCCGGTTACAGATGCGATGCCAACGGTCAGGATACCTGAAATCGTGGTAGGCGGGGCTCACGAATAG
- the mtnP gene encoding S-methyl-5'-thioadenosine phosphorylase, with protein sequence MPEFGVIAGSGIYAIPELEIIDSVRVSSPYGESSDHYRIGRLFGREIAFLPRHGSLHHIPPHKINYRANIWGFRALGVKRILSIGATGGISKEMKPGSLVLPDQIIDRTSGREATFYDENDVVHIDLTEPFCPDLRKTLLASARGAGLRVLEKGTYITVNGPRLETAAEIREYALIGADVVGMTGMPEAGLARELEICFACVAVVTNIAAGLTEGRLTATEVIDSMKASMEQVRALLKAFFSLSPAEPVCSCGSSLKNARMQA encoded by the coding sequence TTGCCTGAGTTTGGCGTAATTGCGGGAAGCGGCATCTATGCTATCCCTGAACTTGAGATCATTGACTCAGTGAGGGTGAGTTCGCCCTATGGCGAGTCTTCTGATCATTATCGTATCGGAAGGCTGTTTGGGAGAGAGATCGCTTTTCTGCCGAGGCATGGCTCCCTGCATCATATTCCTCCTCACAAAATAAATTACCGGGCAAACATCTGGGGGTTCCGCGCACTTGGCGTAAAGAGGATACTCTCCATTGGTGCAACCGGCGGGATCAGCAAAGAGATGAAGCCCGGTTCTCTTGTTCTGCCTGATCAGATCATTGACAGGACAAGCGGAAGGGAAGCCACCTTCTATGATGAGAATGATGTTGTGCATATTGATCTTACGGAACCATTTTGTCCTGACCTCAGAAAGACGCTGCTTGCGTCCGCTAGAGGGGCCGGGCTCCGTGTTCTGGAAAAAGGCACGTATATTACCGTGAACGGTCCGAGGCTGGAGACCGCGGCAGAGATCAGGGAATATGCATTGATCGGCGCTGATGTCGTCGGCATGACCGGCATGCCTGAGGCGGGTCTTGCCCGTGAACTGGAGATCTGCTTTGCCTGCGTGGCAGTTGTTACGAATATTGCCGCAGGTCTGACAGAAGGGAGGCTTACGGCAACAGAGGTCATAGATTCCATGAAAGCCTCCATGGAGCAGGTCAGGGCATTGCTCAAAGCCTTTTTCAGTCTCAGCCCGGCAGAGCCTGTCTGCTCCTGCGGCAGCAGTCTGAAGAACGCCAGGATGCAGGCCTGA
- a CDS encoding sigma-54-dependent Fis family transcriptional regulator codes for MQTILIVEDKDSMAQMLRETLEAEGYRVALAGDGQEGIRQIREGRFDLIITDLKLPRKDGLDVLKAARAENQLAPVIMMTAFGTVETAVAAMKEGAFDFITKPFDTDHLLLLIKRALENQRLVTENMLLKDELTGKLGTPKIIGMSREITNVAQKVQKVASAKTTVLLLGESGTGKELFARALHNLSDRRDHPFVAINCAAIPKELLETELFGHEKGSFTGAEARKIGKFELADKGTVFLDEIAEMDLLLQAKILRVIQEGEIERVGGIKAIRIDVRIVAASNKDVEKAVEEKLFREDLFYRLNVFPIVIPPLRDRKGDIPLLVDFFMDKYCRELKKPHLHIARAALDLLTNYPWKGNVRELENCIERGIILCEGDTVTDDHIVLNRQMAVESSLRSLPADGTLEEVMKVATRIVETQRITKALKDTKGNKTKAAEILQVSYKTLLTKIRDYGIENP; via the coding sequence ATGCAGACCATTCTGATCGTTGAAGACAAAGATTCCATGGCACAGATGCTCAGGGAAACCCTGGAAGCAGAGGGGTACCGCGTTGCTCTTGCAGGCGATGGCCAGGAAGGTATCCGTCAGATACGGGAAGGCCGTTTTGATCTGATCATCACTGACCTGAAACTTCCCCGGAAGGACGGCCTCGATGTTTTGAAGGCGGCGAGAGCAGAAAATCAGCTTGCGCCGGTGATCATGATGACAGCTTTTGGAACCGTAGAGACCGCTGTGGCTGCAATGAAAGAAGGGGCCTTTGATTTTATTACCAAACCCTTTGATACTGACCATCTTCTTCTCCTGATCAAGCGGGCGCTTGAGAACCAACGGCTTGTCACCGAAAACATGCTGCTTAAGGATGAACTGACGGGTAAGCTTGGCACACCGAAGATAATAGGGATGAGCCGGGAGATAACCAACGTTGCCCAGAAGGTTCAGAAGGTTGCTTCTGCAAAGACAACCGTGCTCCTCCTGGGGGAGAGCGGCACCGGCAAGGAGCTCTTCGCGCGCGCGCTTCACAACCTGAGCGACAGAAGGGATCATCCGTTTGTTGCCATTAATTGTGCTGCCATACCGAAGGAACTTCTCGAAACAGAACTTTTTGGCCATGAGAAGGGATCTTTTACCGGCGCCGAGGCGCGGAAGATCGGCAAGTTCGAACTGGCTGACAAGGGGACGGTCTTTCTTGACGAGATCGCTGAGATGGACCTGCTGCTCCAGGCAAAGATCCTGCGGGTCATCCAGGAAGGCGAGATAGAACGGGTGGGCGGCATCAAGGCTATCAGGATCGATGTGAGGATCGTTGCTGCAAGTAACAAGGACGTTGAAAAGGCTGTTGAGGAGAAGCTCTTCAGGGAAGATCTTTTTTATCGGCTGAACGTCTTCCCGATCGTGATACCGCCGCTCCGGGACAGGAAAGGCGACATCCCGCTTCTGGTCGATTTCTTTATGGACAAATACTGTCGTGAACTCAAAAAACCGCACCTGCATATTGCCAGGGCTGCCCTTGATCTGCTCACCAACTATCCCTGGAAAGGAAATGTGCGGGAACTGGAGAACTGTATCGAACGCGGCATCATCCTTTGCGAGGGAGACACTGTTACCGATGACCACATTGTGCTGAACAGGCAGATGGCTGTCGAGAGTTCTCTGAGGAGCCTTCCGGCCGACGGCACACTTGAAGAGGTCATGAAAGTGGCGACCCGCATTGTCGAAACGCAGCGCATCACAAAGGCCCTGAAGGATACGAAAGGAAACAAAACGAAGGCAGCGGAGATCCTTCAGGTGAGCTACAAGACCCTGCTGACCAAGATCAGGGATTACGGGATCGAGAACCCCTGA
- a CDS encoding YebC/PmpR family DNA-binding transcriptional regulator: protein MSGHSKWASIKHKKAITDAKRGKAFTKIVKEISTAARLGGGDADSNPRLRTAIDAAKEVNMPHDNIKKAVMKGTGALPGMSYEEYLYEGYGPAGVAVMVEVMTDNKNRTVPEIRFIMSKNGGSLGESGCVAWMFDKKGYILVSKSGAAEDAVMNAALDAGAEDMKNDPEEANFEVITASEDLVAVKEALEKAGIPLESAEVTMLPKNYVVLDQKAAEQMLRLIDALEDNDDVQNVYANFDIPDDVAEKINK from the coding sequence GTGTCAGGACATTCGAAGTGGGCATCAATAAAACATAAGAAAGCGATCACCGACGCCAAGAGAGGGAAGGCCTTCACCAAGATCGTGAAGGAAATAAGTACAGCAGCCAGACTCGGTGGAGGAGACGCTGACAGTAATCCTCGCCTGCGTACTGCCATAGACGCTGCCAAAGAAGTGAATATGCCTCACGATAATATAAAAAAGGCGGTCATGAAGGGAACAGGAGCACTTCCGGGCATGTCGTATGAGGAGTATCTGTACGAAGGGTACGGCCCCGCAGGTGTTGCGGTCATGGTCGAGGTGATGACGGATAACAAGAACAGGACCGTTCCGGAGATCCGTTTTATCATGTCAAAGAACGGGGGAAGTCTCGGCGAGTCGGGATGTGTTGCCTGGATGTTTGATAAAAAGGGCTATATCCTGGTCAGTAAATCAGGAGCAGCTGAAGATGCGGTAATGAATGCCGCGCTGGACGCCGGCGCAGAGGACATGAAGAACGATCCGGAGGAAGCCAACTTTGAGGTCATTACTGCTTCTGAAGACCTTGTTGCCGTGAAAGAGGCGCTTGAGAAGGCGGGCATTCCCCTTGAGTCTGCTGAGGTAACGATGCTGCCGAAGAATTATGTTGTTCTTGACCAGAAGGCCGCTGAGCAGATGCTGCGGCTTATTGATGCACTTGAGGATAATGATGATGTGCAGAACGTGTACGCCAACTTCGACATTCCTGATGACGTGGCGGAAAAGATCAATAAGTGA
- a CDS encoding DUF502 domain-containing protein, translated as MYMTATSIRVTFKRKFIAGLFISIPAIITILVIAWFFRFVDGLLEPIYYQILGYHTPGLGFISAVILVFVVGIVSTNVFGKKIILFFERIFLNIPVFKSFYTAIKQLVDAFSPESTTSSFRKVVIIEYPRKGAYAFGFLTKESTVLAEGSGKELNLRAVYVPTNNLYMGEIVLVPEGDVFATDIPVDEGMKIILSGGIAAPHRIGESRE; from the coding sequence ATGTATATGACGGCAACATCGATCAGGGTTACGTTCAAAAGAAAATTCATCGCCGGACTTTTTATCTCGATTCCGGCAATTATAACCATCCTCGTAATCGCCTGGTTCTTCAGGTTTGTTGATGGTCTGCTTGAGCCGATCTACTACCAGATCCTCGGGTATCACACGCCCGGTCTCGGCTTCATCTCAGCGGTCATTCTTGTCTTTGTCGTCGGCATCGTTTCTACGAATGTCTTCGGTAAAAAGATCATTCTTTTCTTTGAACGCATATTTCTCAACATCCCTGTGTTCAAGAGTTTCTATACGGCGATAAAACAGCTTGTTGATGCCTTCTCGCCGGAGAGCACAACATCATCATTCAGGAAGGTCGTGATCATTGAATATCCCCGGAAGGGGGCCTATGCCTTCGGATTTCTTACCAAAGAAAGTACGGTTTTGGCTGAGGGCAGCGGAAAAGAATTGAACCTCAGGGCCGTATATGTACCGACGAACAACCTTTATATGGGAGAGATCGTACTGGTGCCTGAGGGGGATGTTTTTGCTACGGATATCCCGGTTGATGAGGGCATGAAGATAATCCTCTCCGGTGGGATCGCAGCGCCTCACCGGATAGGTGAATCCAGGGAATGA
- the glmU gene encoding bifunctional UDP-N-acetylglucosamine diphosphorylase/glucosamine-1-phosphate N-acetyltransferase GlmU gives MRTACIILAAGQGKRMRSALPKVLHRVCGMPMLQAVIDTAAKLKPERVIVVAGRQIDILRKEITVSDVQFMLQKEPKGTGDALKSAMPALKNFRGTVVVLNGDTPLIEPQTIKRLLALHQKNHNAVSVLSFHAEDPKGYGRIIRDRTEKFLAIVEEKDADNSQKKIHEVNSGVYAIDHDAFSLLDRLVMNRQKGEYYLTDIVSLSLMQGLRTSAFAIGGETEFMGVNTREELLRAAEVMRQGVVRNCIARGVNFLDPASAFIHPHTSIGRDTTIYPNVFIEAGTKIGSNVTIYPHVRVLRSTIDDHAVIRDSTVIEDSHVSTGASVGPFAHIRPGSEIGAHAKIGNFVELKKAVIGNRAKASHLSYLGDAVVGREVNIGAGTITCNYDGEKKHQTIIGDHVFVGSDTQFVAPVKIGKGAYIGAGSTITKDVPPGSLAVSRTEQRNIKDWVKNKQAKAKGKAKK, from the coding sequence ATGAGAACTGCCTGCATCATACTTGCCGCAGGTCAGGGCAAGAGAATGAGGTCTGCTCTGCCAAAGGTGCTCCACAGGGTCTGCGGCATGCCCATGCTTCAGGCTGTCATAGACACTGCAGCGAAGCTGAAACCCGAGCGCGTAATCGTGGTTGCCGGCAGACAGATCGATATTCTCAGGAAAGAGATCACGGTTTCTGATGTTCAGTTCATGCTTCAGAAAGAACCTAAGGGTACTGGTGATGCGCTGAAGAGTGCCATGCCTGCTTTGAAGAACTTCAGGGGGACGGTGGTCGTCCTGAACGGCGACACACCGCTCATTGAGCCGCAGACGATCAAACGACTTCTTGCACTTCATCAGAAGAACCATAATGCTGTTTCCGTGCTTTCGTTCCATGCAGAAGACCCGAAGGGTTATGGCAGGATAATCAGGGACAGGACCGAAAAATTCCTTGCTATTGTGGAAGAGAAGGATGCTGATAACAGCCAAAAGAAGATCCATGAAGTGAACAGCGGAGTCTATGCCATCGATCATGATGCCTTTTCTCTTCTTGACCGGCTGGTAATGAACAGGCAGAAAGGCGAATATTATCTGACCGATATCGTGTCCCTTTCGCTCATGCAGGGCCTGCGGACGTCCGCCTTTGCCATAGGTGGGGAAACAGAGTTCATGGGTGTGAATACAAGGGAAGAACTGCTCAGGGCCGCTGAGGTCATGCGGCAGGGTGTGGTCCGGAACTGCATTGCCAGGGGAGTGAACTTCCTTGATCCTGCCTCAGCGTTTATCCATCCTCATACTTCGATCGGCAGGGACACGACCATCTATCCGAATGTTTTTATTGAAGCCGGCACAAAGATAGGCAGCAACGTGACCATTTATCCTCACGTGCGGGTCCTCCGCAGCACGATCGATGACCATGCTGTTATCAGGGACTCGACCGTGATCGAAGACTCACATGTCAGCACGGGTGCAAGCGTAGGACCTTTTGCACATATCCGGCCCGGCTCCGAGATCGGAGCCCATGCGAAGATAGGGAATTTCGTTGAACTGAAAAAGGCTGTCATAGGGAACCGTGCAAAGGCATCTCACCTCAGCTATCTCGGAGACGCTGTGGTCGGCCGTGAAGTGAACATTGGCGCCGGCACCATAACCTGCAACTATGACGGAGAGAAAAAGCATCAGACCATTATCGGTGACCATGTTTTTGTGGGGAGCGATACGCAGTTTGTTGCGCCGGTGAAGATCGGCAAGGGTGCTTATATCGGTGCTGGATCAACGATCACAAAGGACGTTCCTCCCGGATCTCTTGCAGTAAGCAGAACGGAACAGAGGAATATCAAAGACTGGGTGAAGAACAAACAGGCCAAGGCCAAGGGGAAGGCAAAAAAATGA
- the glmS gene encoding glutamine--fructose-6-phosphate transaminase (isomerizing) — MCGIIGYIGNRNAVSVMLEGLKRLEYRGYDSAGIAFHTGKGLEVVRCKGKIRELAAVVESKNLFSTAGIGHTRWATHGKPSEENAHPHRSDDIVIVHNGIIENYLPLRKKLLEKGYTFTSDTDTEVLCHLIRDYAGPLSLEDAVRAALREVKGAYAIAVVSEKEPGKIVGVRKDSPLVVGLGEGEFFIASDVPAFLSYTRNVMFLDDEEMVVITPEGVMVTTLDGTMVQKEVTAITWSPSMAEKGGYRHFMLKEIFEQPRAVSDTMRGRFSAETGEVNLEEFGLSQQILAGIKKVYIVACGTSWHAGLIAKYMIEELARVPVEVDIASEFRYRDPLIGSSDLMIVITQSGETADTLAAQREAKLRGARTLTICNVVGSTSAREADAVFYTHSGPEIGVASTKAFLTQVMSLYLLAIALGQTRGTVNRERSKELLQELLELPGKIERTLTAEDKIKTVARDYFKARGFIYLGRGINFPIALEGALKLKEISYIHAEGYPAGEMKHGPIALIDEELPVVVLAPRDRLYEKIITNIQEVNSRGGRVVAISNESNGEVCDISRTCILVPDSNPYLQPMLLVIPLQILAYHIGVLRGCDVDQPRNLAKSVTVE; from the coding sequence ATGTGCGGGATCATTGGATATATCGGGAACAGGAATGCGGTTTCCGTCATGCTGGAGGGCCTGAAGCGGCTCGAGTACCGCGGATATGATTCAGCGGGCATAGCCTTCCATACCGGCAAGGGGCTTGAGGTCGTTCGGTGCAAGGGCAAGATCAGGGAACTTGCCGCAGTAGTCGAATCGAAGAATCTTTTCAGTACGGCAGGTATAGGTCACACACGCTGGGCAACGCATGGAAAACCCTCTGAAGAGAATGCCCACCCCCACAGGTCAGACGACATTGTTATCGTTCATAACGGTATCATCGAGAACTACCTGCCTCTCAGAAAGAAGCTTCTGGAAAAAGGGTATACCTTTACCTCGGATACGGATACCGAGGTGCTTTGCCATCTCATCAGGGACTATGCAGGTCCCCTGTCCCTTGAAGACGCTGTCAGGGCTGCGCTCAGGGAAGTAAAAGGTGCCTATGCCATTGCCGTGGTCAGTGAAAAAGAACCGGGCAAGATAGTCGGGGTCCGCAAGGACAGTCCTCTGGTGGTCGGTCTTGGCGAAGGCGAGTTCTTTATTGCGTCGGATGTCCCGGCCTTTCTGAGCTACACAAGGAATGTCATGTTCCTTGACGATGAAGAGATGGTGGTGATCACGCCGGAGGGAGTCATGGTCACGACCCTTGACGGCACTATGGTGCAGAAGGAAGTAACTGCGATAACCTGGAGCCCTTCGATGGCTGAAAAGGGCGGGTACCGCCATTTCATGCTCAAAGAGATCTTCGAACAGCCTCGTGCGGTCAGCGATACGATGCGGGGAAGATTTTCAGCTGAGACCGGCGAGGTGAACCTTGAAGAGTTCGGCCTGTCGCAGCAGATCCTGGCAGGGATAAAGAAGGTCTACATCGTGGCCTGCGGGACATCATGGCACGCAGGTCTTATCGCCAAGTATATGATCGAGGAACTGGCGCGCGTGCCTGTCGAGGTTGACATCGCGTCAGAGTTCAGATACCGGGACCCGCTGATCGGCAGCAGCGACCTTATGATCGTGATAACCCAGTCCGGGGAGACTGCTGACACGCTTGCAGCGCAGCGTGAGGCAAAGCTCAGGGGCGCGCGAACGCTTACGATCTGCAATGTTGTGGGAAGCACGTCTGCGCGTGAAGCGGATGCCGTATTTTACACCCACTCAGGGCCGGAAATAGGCGTTGCATCGACAAAGGCATTTCTGACCCAGGTCATGTCACTGTATCTCCTCGCGATCGCCCTTGGCCAGACACGGGGAACCGTGAACCGTGAAAGGTCAAAGGAGCTTCTGCAGGAGCTGCTTGAGCTGCCGGGCAAGATAGAGAGGACGCTTACGGCAGAGGACAAGATCAAGACGGTCGCGCGTGACTATTTCAAGGCACGGGGCTTTATCTATCTGGGCCGGGGGATCAATTTCCCGATAGCCCTCGAAGGTGCGCTCAAGCTCAAGGAAATATCCTATATTCATGCAGAGGGATATCCTGCGGGAGAGATGAAACACGGTCCCATAGCGCTTATCGATGAAGAGCTGCCGGTCGTCGTTCTTGCGCCGAGGGACAGGCTCTATGAAAAGATTATCACGAACATACAGGAAGTGAACAGCAGAGGCGGCAGAGTGGTTGCCATATCGAATGAAAGCAATGGCGAGGTCTGTGACATTTCCCGCACCTGTATCCTGGTGCCTGACTCAAATCCCTATCTTCAGCCGATGCTTCTTGTTATCCCTCTCCAGATCCTCGCTTATCACATCGGGGTGCTGAGAGGCTGCGATGTTGACCAGCCCCGTAATCTTGCAAAGAGTGTAACGGTTGAGTAG